The region ACAGCTCGTCGCGCCGCGCGCGCAGCGACTCCGCTTCGTCCTCGCCGACGGTCAGCGCGCGTTTCTCCGCCTCCAGCTTCGCGACCAGCTCACTGAGCACAGTGGACAGAGCGCGCATCGTATTGGCCTCGCCGAGCATCGCGGAGCGTCCGCCGATCAGCCGCTCCAACTCGGTGCCGAGCTCGGCGATGCCGGACTTCTCGCGCAGCACGTCCGCGGCCTGTTCGCTCGGCGCCTTCGCGGCGAGTTCCCGCATCCGCGCCGACACCGGGAAGATCGGCACGTCGGCAAACCGCGGCGCGTGCTCCACCAGCAGCTTCCGGTCCGCCTCCAGGACCTGCCGCCAGCCGCGGTGCTGGTCGGTCTTGGCCAGCGCGAAGACCACGGTCTCGACACGCTCGCCGACCTTCTGCAGGAAATCCAGCTCGCCGCGGGTGAACGGGGCAGAAGCGTCGACGACGAACAACAGCGCCGTGGCCGCGGCCGCGGCCTCCATCGCCAGTTCGCCATGCACGGCGTCCAGCCCGCCGACGCCGGGCGTGTCCACCACGGTCACCTTGGCCAGCGCGTCCAGCGGCGCCGAGATCCGCACGTAGCGCGGCGGCAGCTGCCCCTCGGGCAGTTGCCGCCCGGCACCCGCCCAGTTCGGCAGCTCGGCCAGGTCGAACGGCACCGGCTCCTGCTGGCCGGGGTAGCAGGCGTGCGCCGCCCACTGCTCGCCGTGCCCGAACTCCAGGTACGTGGCGGTGGCCACATCAGCGTCCACAGGGGACAGTCCGGGGTGGCCGAGCAGGGCGTTGACCAGAGAACTCTTGCCTCGGTTGGTCTCCCCGACCACGACCACGCTGGGCGTCTTCGGGCGGCTGCGCCGCACCTGCTCGACCCACTCGGCGGCGGCCGGGTCGGCTTCTCGCAGCAGTGCGTGCAGCTTCTCCCTGGTCTGCTTGACCTGCTGCGGCAGGGCCGCGGCGACCGCGACGCCCGGTGCAGTCGGCGTCATGTCCGCCCCGCTCCTCTCAATTCCTGCGTCGCCCCCCGCGCGGAGGGATCCACTGGTGGTCGACGCGCGACCAAACCAGA is a window of Saccharopolyspora phatthalungensis DNA encoding:
- a CDS encoding dynamin family protein, yielding MTPTAPGVAVAAALPQQVKQTREKLHALLREADPAAAEWVEQVRRSRPKTPSVVVVGETNRGKSSLVNALLGHPGLSPVDADVATATYLEFGHGEQWAAHACYPGQQEPVPFDLAELPNWAGAGRQLPEGQLPPRYVRISAPLDALAKVTVVDTPGVGGLDAVHGELAMEAAAAATALLFVVDASAPFTRGELDFLQKVGERVETVVFALAKTDQHRGWRQVLEADRKLLVEHAPRFADVPIFPVSARMRELAAKAPSEQAADVLREKSGIAELGTELERLIGGRSAMLGEANTMRALSTVLSELVAKLEAEKRALTVGEDEAESLRARRDELSTARRSSTRGWQVKLRGEIQRTRVETSHEVTRQVREVQNWFRRAIDGADRHQLGELPRQVDVALQMASTRVAAMLSARLATVAEQSLKELFSAEELDVIRSQFARGVQAPIALRPPDKRPPTAEDKLLVFMGVSGGLGVGRAAAMPLAGLGIAALNPVVLPVTIVLGLGAGWWMARTRKHAADKQHLKQWLTEAIADARSALDQLVAEQLIEAEQQLSLALDDALTRRIEAIEGELREVDKALKMDAAERSRQLQTVNRRLTEAAAGRERAENLLGGIRNLRDTAAS